A window of Streptomyces gilvosporeus contains these coding sequences:
- a CDS encoding VC0807 family protein, with protein MSSTQPQSQSQPQPKPQSTNPLLKSLIPLIVDAGIPMASYYLLSEGFGLSTVAALGWSSVVPALRTVWGLVRSRTVNGLALLILIVNVVGLVMSSVAGDPRLMLAKDSAVSSVIGIAILLSVRMKRPLMTAGLKPWVTKGSAAGDAAWDRLMAGSEQFRRAERRFSAIWGSALLAECVLKVIGAYTVPVHTMVWLGTVLTVVAILVAMVVAGGGAAEPMEKMIKAEIERTADAGTADTSHTAATAVAPAAETVGTAR; from the coding sequence GTGAGTAGCACCCAGCCTCAGTCCCAGTCCCAGCCTCAGCCCAAGCCCCAGTCCACCAACCCACTCCTCAAGAGCCTCATTCCGCTGATCGTCGACGCCGGCATCCCGATGGCCTCGTACTACCTCCTCAGCGAGGGCTTCGGGTTGAGCACGGTGGCCGCGCTGGGCTGGAGCAGTGTCGTGCCCGCGCTGCGCACGGTATGGGGACTGGTCCGCAGCCGGACCGTCAACGGCCTTGCACTGCTGATACTGATCGTCAATGTCGTCGGGCTGGTGATGAGCTCGGTGGCCGGCGACCCGCGCCTGATGCTCGCCAAGGACAGCGCCGTGAGCAGTGTGATCGGGATAGCGATCCTGCTCTCCGTACGGATGAAGCGTCCGCTGATGACCGCGGGGCTCAAGCCGTGGGTGACGAAGGGGAGCGCGGCCGGCGATGCCGCGTGGGACCGGCTGATGGCGGGATCCGAGCAGTTCCGGCGGGCCGAGCGGAGGTTCTCGGCGATATGGGGGAGTGCGCTGCTGGCCGAGTGCGTGCTCAAAGTGATCGGTGCGTACACCGTGCCGGTGCACACGATGGTCTGGCTGGGCACGGTGCTGACCGTCGTGGCCATCCTGGTGGCGATGGTCGTCGCGGGGGGAGGCGCCGCCGAACCGATGGAGAAGATGATCAAGGCCGAGATCGAGCGCACCGCCGACGCAGGAACGGCCGACACGAGCCACACCGCCGCAACGGCAGTTGCCCCCGCTGCGGAGACGGTCGGAACCGCACGCTGA
- the gdhA gene encoding NADP-specific glutamate dehydrogenase, with translation MSSVHTEVRPGVHTGGPASLHAGLVRRNPGEPEFHQATLEVLETLAPVLAARPEFVEARVLERLCEPERQIIFRVPWQDDSGAIHINRGFRVEFNSALGPYKGGLRFHASVNLGIVKFLGFEQIFKNSLTGLNIGGGKGGSDFDPHGKSDAEVMRFCQSFMTELHRHLGEHTDVPAGDIGVGGREIGYLFGQYRRITNRWEAGVLTGKGLQWGGSRARTEATGYGNVLFTQEMLKRRGEELDGQQVVVSGSGNVAIHTIEKAQALGAQVLTCSDSGGYVVDEKGIDLALLKQIKEVERGRVGEYAERRGLSATYVPGGRVWDVACDVALPSATQNELDADAARILIRHGVKAVSEGANMPTAPEAVALLKEAGVAFGPGKAANAGGVATSALEMRQNSSREAWTFERTEAELAAIMRGIHDTCAETAERFGRPGDYVAGANIAGFERVGEAMLDQGLI, from the coding sequence ATGTCGAGTGTTCACACCGAGGTCAGGCCCGGCGTCCATACGGGCGGGCCGGCCTCCCTGCACGCGGGGCTGGTACGGCGGAATCCCGGGGAGCCGGAATTCCACCAGGCCACCCTGGAGGTGCTGGAGACGCTGGCCCCGGTGCTGGCGGCCCGTCCCGAGTTCGTCGAGGCGAGGGTGCTGGAGCGGCTCTGCGAGCCGGAGCGCCAGATCATCTTCCGGGTCCCCTGGCAGGACGACTCCGGAGCGATTCACATCAACCGCGGCTTCCGGGTGGAGTTCAACAGCGCGCTCGGCCCGTACAAGGGCGGTCTGCGCTTCCATGCGTCGGTGAATCTGGGGATCGTGAAGTTCCTCGGCTTCGAGCAGATCTTCAAGAATTCCCTCACCGGTCTGAACATCGGCGGCGGCAAGGGCGGCAGCGACTTCGATCCGCACGGCAAGTCGGACGCCGAGGTGATGCGGTTCTGCCAGTCGTTCATGACCGAGCTGCACCGCCATCTCGGCGAGCACACCGACGTCCCGGCGGGCGACATCGGCGTCGGGGGCCGGGAGATCGGCTATCTCTTCGGCCAGTACCGGCGGATCACCAACCGCTGGGAGGCCGGAGTCCTGACCGGCAAGGGCCTCCAGTGGGGCGGCTCCAGGGCCCGTACGGAGGCCACCGGTTACGGCAATGTGCTCTTCACCCAGGAGATGCTCAAGCGCCGCGGTGAGGAGCTCGACGGGCAGCAGGTCGTGGTCTCCGGTTCCGGCAATGTCGCGATCCATACGATCGAGAAGGCGCAGGCGCTCGGCGCGCAGGTGCTGACCTGCTCCGACTCGGGCGGCTATGTCGTCGACGAGAAGGGCATCGACCTGGCCCTGCTCAAGCAGATCAAGGAGGTCGAGCGCGGGCGGGTCGGTGAGTACGCCGAGCGGCGCGGGCTGTCGGCCACCTATGTGCCCGGCGGCCGGGTCTGGGACGTCGCCTGCGATGTGGCCCTGCCGTCTGCGACCCAGAACGAGCTGGACGCCGACGCCGCCCGGATCCTGATCCGTCATGGCGTCAAGGCGGTCTCCGAGGGCGCGAACATGCCGACGGCCCCGGAGGCGGTGGCGCTGCTGAAGGAGGCGGGCGTGGCCTTCGGGCCGGGGAAGGCCGCCAACGCGGGAGGGGTGGCGACCAGTGCGCTGGAGATGCGGCAGAACTCCTCCCGTGAGGCGTGGACGTTCGAGCGGACGGAGGCGGAACTCGCGGCCATCATGCGGGGGATCCATGACACCTGTGCCGAGACGGCGGAGCGGTTCGGGCGGCCCGGCGACTATGTCGCGGGCGCGAACATCGCCGGATTCGAACGGGTCGGGGAGGCGATGCTGGACCAGGGCCTGATCTGA
- a CDS encoding TIGR00730 family Rossman fold protein — protein MNICVFCSAADLDDRYVVPARQFAELIGKGGHALVWGGSDTGLMKVMADGVRGAGGKLIGISVEFLAHAAYEGADEMVVTKDLAERKAQLLARADAIVVMVGGTGTLDEATEMLELRKHGLHTKPVVLLNTAGFYDGLKEQFLRMEAEGFLPLPLAELVFFAEDGVGALAYLEEKAGIQG, from the coding sequence ATGAACATCTGCGTCTTCTGCTCCGCCGCCGACCTCGACGACCGCTATGTCGTCCCGGCCCGCCAGTTCGCCGAGCTGATAGGCAAGGGCGGCCATGCGCTGGTCTGGGGCGGCTCGGACACCGGGCTGATGAAGGTCATGGCCGACGGGGTGCGCGGGGCCGGCGGGAAGCTGATCGGGATCTCGGTGGAGTTCCTGGCGCACGCGGCGTACGAGGGCGCCGACGAGATGGTCGTCACCAAGGACCTCGCCGAGCGTAAGGCGCAGCTGCTGGCGCGCGCCGACGCGATCGTCGTCATGGTCGGCGGTACGGGCACCCTGGACGAGGCCACCGAGATGCTGGAGCTGCGCAAGCACGGGCTGCACACCAAGCCGGTGGTGCTGCTGAACACCGCCGGCTTCTATGACGGGTTGAAGGAGCAGTTCCTGCGGATGGAGGCGGAGGGATTCCTGCCGCTGCCGCTCGCCGAACTGGTCTTCTTCGCGGAGGACGGGGTGGGCGCGCTCGCGTACCTGGAGGAGAAGGCGGGCATCCAGGGCTGA
- a CDS encoding SDR family oxidoreductase, translating to MGTHVITGAGSGIGAAVARRLAERGEDLWLLARDAVRAKELAGQFPGARTFVGDLANPEKLAWAFGHQPLPDRIDSLQHIAGVVELGAVGDLPAKAWQRQLAVNLVAPAEITRLLLPMVRIAKGHVVFVNSGAGLNAHAQWGGYAASKHGLKALADSLRAEEHGNGVRVTSVYPGRTATPMQGSVHQQEGKEYDPSRWIDPESVASTILTAIDLPRDAEINDVSVRPGL from the coding sequence ATGGGTACGCATGTGATCACGGGCGCAGGGTCGGGCATCGGAGCGGCGGTCGCGAGGCGGCTCGCGGAGCGTGGGGAGGACCTGTGGCTGCTGGCGCGGGACGCCGTACGGGCCAAGGAGCTGGCCGGGCAGTTCCCCGGTGCCCGCACGTTCGTCGGTGACCTCGCCAACCCCGAGAAGCTGGCCTGGGCCTTCGGCCATCAGCCGCTGCCGGACCGTATCGACTCCCTCCAGCACATCGCGGGCGTCGTGGAGCTGGGCGCGGTCGGCGACCTGCCGGCCAAGGCGTGGCAGCGTCAGCTCGCCGTCAACCTGGTCGCGCCGGCGGAGATCACCCGGCTGCTGCTGCCGATGGTGCGGATCGCCAAGGGACATGTGGTCTTCGTCAACTCCGGTGCGGGCCTCAACGCGCATGCCCAGTGGGGCGGGTACGCCGCCAGCAAGCACGGCCTCAAGGCGCTGGCCGACTCGCTGCGGGCGGAGGAGCACGGCAACGGCGTGCGGGTGACGTCGGTCTACCCGGGGCGTACGGCCACGCCGATGCAGGGCAGCGTCCACCAGCAGGAGGGCAAGGAGTACGACCCGTCCCGGTGGATCGACCCGGAGTCGGTGGCGTCGACCATCCTCACGGCCATCGATCTGCCGCGGGACGCGGAGATCAACGACGTATCGGTGCGGCCGGGGCTCTGA
- a CDS encoding MFS transporter: MITQTAAPRVTASTVRPPARSSERPRGGLQLLVLALGFVMASLDTGIMNVAANDLRARLGLTMSGLTWVVDGYVLAFAALLLLAGSLAKRYGARRIYLIGLAVFTGASLLGAAAPDGAVLVAARFAQGAGAALFMPSSLSLLMNAFPEPARRSKILGIWSAIVSMSVGLAPSLGGLLVGTLGWRSIFLVNLPIGLVALLLTPRVVAAVPGRGSALGAGGHVLGLLALGSLSYGLIEGPGKGWTSAAVLGAFAVAVLAAAGFAVRERRARTAILPVALFADGRFAAANAIGFLFNFAFYGALFVLGLFLQTARGAGPVAAGLQMLPAVLIIPLGNMLYARFGPRLGNRAALAGSLALAAAGYAVLVVILSPALPYGVIAVVLAVANIGSGIASPAMTGVLMAAAGREHADIASATLNANRQVGSLVGIAGMGAVLTAAGGGHQGATVAFALTALAVAAAAVIGWVGVRGRA, encoded by the coding sequence ATGATCACTCAGACAGCGGCGCCGCGCGTGACGGCGAGCACGGTGCGCCCCCCTGCGCGCTCCTCGGAGCGGCCTCGCGGCGGACTCCAACTCCTCGTCCTGGCACTCGGGTTCGTGATGGCGAGCCTGGACACCGGCATCATGAACGTCGCCGCGAACGACCTGCGGGCCCGGCTCGGCCTGACCATGTCGGGCCTGACCTGGGTCGTCGACGGCTATGTGCTGGCCTTCGCCGCGCTGCTGCTGCTCGCCGGGTCGCTCGCCAAGCGGTACGGGGCCCGCCGGATCTATCTCATCGGGCTCGCGGTGTTCACCGGCGCGTCCCTGCTGGGGGCCGCCGCGCCGGACGGCGCCGTCCTGGTGGCGGCCCGCTTCGCCCAAGGGGCGGGCGCGGCGCTGTTCATGCCCAGTTCGCTGTCCCTGCTGATGAACGCCTTCCCCGAGCCGGCCCGCCGGTCGAAGATCCTCGGTATCTGGTCGGCGATCGTCTCGATGTCCGTCGGGCTGGCCCCGTCCCTCGGCGGCCTCCTGGTCGGCACCCTCGGCTGGCGCAGCATCTTCCTGGTCAACCTGCCCATCGGCCTGGTCGCGTTGCTGCTCACCCCGCGGGTCGTCGCGGCCGTACCGGGGCGCGGCTCCGCGCTCGGCGCCGGCGGGCACGTCCTGGGGCTGCTGGCGCTCGGTTCGCTCAGCTACGGGCTCATCGAGGGGCCCGGCAAGGGCTGGACCTCGGCCGCGGTCCTGGGGGCGTTCGCGGTGGCCGTGCTGGCCGCGGCCGGATTCGCCGTACGGGAACGCCGGGCGCGCACCGCGATCCTGCCGGTCGCGCTCTTCGCGGACGGCCGCTTCGCCGCCGCCAACGCCATCGGCTTCCTCTTCAACTTCGCTTTCTACGGGGCGCTGTTCGTCCTGGGACTCTTCCTCCAGACGGCGCGCGGCGCCGGTCCGGTCGCGGCGGGACTCCAGATGCTGCCGGCCGTCCTGATCATCCCGCTCGGCAACATGCTCTACGCGCGGTTCGGCCCGCGTCTGGGCAACCGGGCGGCCCTCGCCGGCTCCCTGGCGCTCGCCGCGGCGGGCTATGCCGTCCTCGTCGTGATCCTGTCGCCGGCCCTGCCGTACGGGGTGATCGCGGTGGTCCTCGCCGTCGCCAACATCGGGAGCGGGATCGCCTCCCCGGCGATGACCGGCGTCCTGATGGCCGCCGCGGGCCGCGAGCACGCCGATATCGCCAGTGCGACCCTCAACGCCAACCGCCAGGTCGGCTCCCTCGTCGGCATCGCCGGGATGGGCGCGGTCCTCACCGCGGCGGGCGGCGGCCACCAGGGCGCGACCGTCGCCTTCGCCCTGACCGCCCTCGCAGTGGCGGCCGCGGCGGTCATCGGGTGGGTGGGGGTGCGCGGGCGGGCGTGA
- a CDS encoding methionine synthase encodes MPGGDAREAAKTVTGSLESFPYLPELPARGPGADMIGRTIGMLVEVWAHVEPSGWRISDRPGRDTRRARAWLGEDLDGLEEFTQGYQGPLKVSAVGPWTLAAALELRGGEAALSDAGACRDLAASLAEGLRGHLADVRRRVPGAEVVLQLDEPSLTAVLQGRVKTASGYRTHRAVDRAVVEGALRDLVAAAEGGPVVVHSCAPQVPFGLLRRAGVAGISFDFSLLTEREDEAIGEAVEGGTALFAGVVPGVDGPLSDPAGSVMGVRTLWRRLGLAPGILAESVVVTPSCGLAGASPAYARTALAHCVRAARSLADNPE; translated from the coding sequence ATGCCGGGCGGCGATGCGCGGGAAGCGGCCAAGACCGTCACCGGGTCGCTGGAGTCCTTCCCGTATCTGCCGGAGCTGCCGGCCCGGGGGCCCGGCGCCGACATGATCGGACGGACCATCGGGATGCTGGTCGAGGTCTGGGCCCATGTGGAGCCCAGCGGCTGGCGCATCAGCGACCGGCCGGGGCGCGACACCCGGCGCGCCCGCGCCTGGCTGGGCGAGGACCTCGACGGCCTGGAGGAGTTCACCCAGGGGTACCAGGGGCCGCTGAAGGTCTCGGCGGTCGGGCCCTGGACCCTGGCGGCCGCCCTGGAACTGCGGGGCGGCGAGGCCGCGCTGAGCGACGCCGGAGCCTGCCGGGATCTGGCGGCGTCGCTCGCCGAGGGGCTGCGCGGGCATCTGGCCGACGTACGGCGGCGGGTGCCCGGCGCCGAGGTGGTGCTCCAGCTGGACGAGCCGTCGCTGACCGCGGTGCTCCAAGGGCGGGTGAAGACCGCCAGCGGCTACCGCACCCACCGGGCCGTGGACCGGGCGGTGGTCGAGGGCGCGCTGCGTGATCTCGTCGCGGCGGCGGAGGGCGGGCCCGTGGTCGTCCACTCGTGCGCGCCCCAGGTGCCGTTCGGGCTGCTGCGGCGGGCCGGGGTCGCGGGGATCTCGTTCGATTTCTCGCTGCTCACCGAGCGTGAGGACGAGGCGATCGGGGAGGCCGTCGAGGGCGGTACGGCGCTGTTCGCGGGCGTGGTGCCGGGCGTGGACGGTCCATTGTCAGACCCTGCCGGTAGCGTCATGGGTGTCAGGACGCTGTGGCGCAGGCTGGGGCTGGCACCGGGGATTCTCGCCGAGTCCGTGGTCGTCACTCCCTCGTGCGGACTGGCGGGTGCTTCGCCCGCATATGCCCGTACGGCGCTCGCCCACTGCGTCCGGGCGGCGAGATCGCTCGCAGACAACCCTGAGTGA
- the ligA gene encoding NAD-dependent DNA ligase LigA: MAGEQHAAVSDVPAAAREQHAQLAEQIEEHRFRYYVKDAPVVSDAEFDKLLRSLEALEDEHPTLRTPDSPTQKVAGSYATEFTEVAHRERMLSLDNAFDNDELAAWAERIAGELGGDAKSAGYHFLCELKVDGLAVNLTYEHGRLTRAATRGDGRTGEDITPNVRTIAEIPHRLKGDRIPELVEVRGEVYFPMEKFLELNERLVADGKPPFANPRNAAAGSLRQKDPKVTATRPLHMVVHGVGAREGFAIDRQSQAYDLLHEWGLPTAAHARVVDSLEAVRAFIAHYGDPVIRRTAVEHEIDGVVVKLDEIPLQGRLGSTARAPRWAIAWKYPPEEVNTKLVDIKVGVGRTGRVTPYAQVEPVTVAGSEVEFATLHNQEVVKAKGVLIGDTVVLRKAGDVIPEILGPVVDLRDGSEREFVMPAECPECGTPLRAMKEGDIDLRCPNARTCPAQLRERVSYLAGRECLDIENFGEVAAAALTGPLEPATPPLADEGDLFDLTIEDLLPIKAYVLDKDSGLPKRDPKTGHEKVVTVFANQKGEPKKNALAMLENIAKAKDRPLARIINGLSIRHVGPVAAQALAREFRSLERIEQATEEELAATEGVGPTIAAALKEWFAEEWHQQIIEKWRASGVRMEEEQTGEEGPRPLEGVTVVVTGTLQSHTRDGAKESLQTLGAKVTGSVSKKTGFVVVGDNPGSKYDKAMQLKVPVLDEDGFAVLLERGPEAARAVAVTPPEGE, translated from the coding sequence GTGGCTGGCGAACAGCACGCAGCGGTATCCGATGTGCCCGCAGCGGCGCGGGAGCAGCATGCGCAGCTCGCTGAGCAGATCGAGGAGCACCGCTTCCGGTATTACGTGAAGGACGCCCCGGTCGTCAGCGACGCGGAGTTCGACAAGCTGCTGCGCTCCCTGGAAGCCCTGGAGGACGAGCATCCGACGCTGCGCACCCCGGATTCGCCGACGCAGAAGGTGGCCGGCTCCTACGCCACGGAGTTCACCGAGGTCGCGCACCGCGAGCGGATGCTCTCCCTGGACAACGCCTTCGACAACGACGAGTTGGCGGCCTGGGCCGAGCGGATCGCCGGCGAGCTGGGCGGCGACGCCAAGAGCGCCGGCTACCACTTCCTGTGCGAGCTGAAGGTCGACGGCCTCGCCGTCAACCTCACCTACGAGCACGGCCGCCTCACCCGCGCCGCCACCCGCGGCGACGGCCGCACCGGCGAGGACATCACCCCCAACGTCCGCACCATCGCCGAGATCCCGCACCGCCTCAAGGGCGACCGGATCCCCGAGCTGGTCGAGGTGCGCGGCGAGGTCTACTTCCCGATGGAGAAGTTCCTCGAGCTCAACGAACGCCTGGTGGCCGACGGCAAACCGCCGTTCGCCAACCCCCGTAACGCCGCGGCCGGTTCGCTGCGCCAGAAGGACCCCAAGGTCACCGCGACCCGCCCGCTGCACATGGTCGTGCACGGCGTCGGCGCCCGCGAGGGCTTCGCCATCGACCGTCAGTCGCAGGCGTACGACCTGCTGCACGAATGGGGCCTGCCGACGGCGGCGCACGCCCGGGTGGTCGACTCCCTGGAGGCGGTGCGCGCGTTCATCGCCCACTACGGCGACCCCGTCATCCGCCGTACGGCCGTCGAGCACGAGATCGACGGCGTGGTCGTCAAGCTGGACGAGATCCCGCTCCAGGGCCGCCTCGGCTCCACGGCGCGCGCGCCGCGCTGGGCGATCGCCTGGAAGTATCCGCCGGAGGAGGTCAACACCAAGCTGGTCGACATCAAGGTGGGGGTCGGCCGCACCGGCCGGGTGACGCCGTACGCACAGGTGGAACCGGTCACCGTCGCGGGCTCCGAGGTCGAGTTCGCCACGCTGCACAACCAGGAGGTCGTCAAGGCCAAGGGCGTGCTCATCGGGGACACGGTGGTGCTGCGCAAGGCCGGTGACGTGATCCCGGAGATCCTCGGCCCGGTCGTCGACCTGCGGGACGGCAGCGAGCGCGAGTTCGTGATGCCCGCCGAATGCCCCGAGTGCGGTACGCCGCTGCGGGCCATGAAGGAGGGCGACATCGACCTGCGCTGCCCCAACGCGCGTACCTGCCCTGCCCAGTTGAGGGAGCGGGTCTCCTATCTGGCCGGCCGGGAGTGCCTGGACATCGAGAACTTCGGCGAGGTCGCCGCCGCGGCGCTCACGGGACCGCTGGAGCCCGCCACCCCTCCGCTGGCCGACGAGGGCGACCTCTTCGACCTGACCATCGAGGACCTGCTGCCCATCAAGGCGTACGTCCTCGACAAGGACAGCGGACTGCCCAAGCGCGACCCCAAAACGGGCCACGAGAAGGTCGTCACGGTCTTCGCCAATCAGAAGGGCGAGCCGAAGAAGAACGCCCTCGCGATGCTGGAGAACATCGCGAAGGCCAAGGACAGGCCCCTGGCCCGGATCATCAACGGCCTGTCGATCCGGCATGTCGGCCCGGTCGCCGCCCAGGCCCTCGCCCGTGAATTCCGTTCCCTGGAGCGGATCGAGCAGGCCACCGAGGAGGAGCTGGCCGCCACCGAGGGCGTCGGGCCGACCATCGCGGCCGCGCTCAAGGAATGGTTCGCCGAGGAATGGCACCAGCAGATCATCGAGAAGTGGCGGGCGTCCGGCGTCCGGATGGAGGAGGAGCAGACGGGCGAGGAGGGCCCGCGTCCGCTGGAAGGCGTCACCGTCGTGGTGACGGGCACACTTCAGTCACACACCAGAGATGGCGCGAAAGAATCCCTCCAGACTCTCGGAGCGAAGGTGACCGGTTCCGTTTCGAAGAAGACCGGTTTCGTAGTGGTGGGGGATAACCCGGGTTCGAAGTACGACAAGGCCATGCAGCTGAAGGTGCCTGTCCTGGACGAGGACGGCTTCGCGGTGCTGCTGGAAAGGGGTCCCGAGGCGGCACGGGCGGTAGCGGTCACTCCGCCTGAGGGGGAGTGA
- a CDS encoding putative bifunctional diguanylate cyclase/phosphodiesterase codes for MKPTDSAAPASRLQRFAVPALPATILAAAGLALAAGVVHTLGDGDALFPGGPVGWSLAILTGIIVGHLVALGRDRWWGGTGSGAALALAVLLLYGWVPATLVSLAVVVLVGAARRHRWRQAVLHGAVDVLGIGAAALGLAFFGIDASVHHPWTPQDWDLAVLPEVLTAAGVYLVVSRALLWCTLAPRTGQLRTVARTAVARQVLVGIALLGISPLIAVCAVHAPLLLPLFAVPLIALDSTLWIARARAEEQLRDPLTGLPNRQWLLERTWSALDDAERVGARSALVLIDLDRFRSVNDTLGHLAGDRLLLQIADRLRHALPRAAEAARLGGDEFAVLLPTTDSLTSSQRVARNLVAALGSPLDLDGLTLVLEASAGVAVFPDHALDAEGLLRRADVAMYQAKRDRSGVELYEAKRDGNTPDRLGLLGDLRRALDAGDVELHYQPKVGFDGHVAGLEALVRWVHPDRGRVPPDEFIAIAESSGLMPRLTEYVLETALAQVARWRAMGLEVPVAVNVSPRDVHSPGFAGAVAARLARHRVPPGALQLEITEHVLLEDPQRAADTLAGLTAHGVKMSLDDFGTGYSSLVHLRRLPVSELKIDRSFVARLAVDTEDAEIVRCTLDLAHSLGLLVVAEGVEDDETWERLRDLGCDAVQGWLVAAAMPPDETTAWLRARGERGWQRESETAALPAAEKAAQSPSGQVLN; via the coding sequence ATGAAACCGACCGACAGCGCCGCTCCGGCGTCGCGGCTCCAGCGGTTCGCCGTGCCCGCGCTGCCCGCGACCATCCTGGCCGCGGCGGGCCTGGCGCTCGCCGCAGGCGTCGTCCACACCCTCGGCGACGGCGATGCGCTCTTTCCGGGAGGACCCGTCGGCTGGTCGCTGGCGATCCTCACCGGCATCATCGTCGGCCATCTCGTCGCCCTGGGCCGCGACCGCTGGTGGGGCGGCACGGGCTCGGGCGCCGCCCTCGCCCTCGCCGTCCTGCTGCTGTACGGCTGGGTGCCCGCCACCCTGGTCAGCCTCGCCGTCGTCGTCCTGGTGGGCGCCGCCCGCAGGCACCGCTGGCGCCAGGCCGTCCTGCACGGCGCCGTCGACGTCCTCGGCATCGGCGCCGCCGCACTGGGCCTGGCGTTCTTCGGCATCGACGCCTCCGTCCACCACCCCTGGACCCCGCAGGACTGGGACCTGGCCGTCCTGCCCGAAGTGCTCACCGCCGCCGGGGTCTATCTCGTCGTCAGCCGCGCCCTGCTGTGGTGCACGCTGGCCCCGCGCACCGGCCAGCTGCGCACCGTCGCCCGTACGGCCGTGGCGCGCCAGGTCCTCGTCGGCATCGCGCTGCTGGGCATCTCCCCGCTGATCGCCGTCTGCGCCGTCCACGCGCCGCTGCTGCTCCCGCTGTTCGCCGTCCCGCTCATCGCGCTGGACTCCACCCTGTGGATCGCCCGCGCCCGCGCCGAGGAGCAGCTGCGCGATCCGCTCACCGGACTGCCCAACCGCCAGTGGCTGCTGGAGCGCACCTGGAGCGCGCTGGACGACGCAGAGCGGGTCGGCGCCCGTTCCGCCCTGGTCCTGATCGACCTCGACCGTTTCCGTTCCGTCAACGACACCCTCGGCCATCTCGCCGGCGACCGTCTGCTGCTCCAGATCGCCGACCGGCTGCGGCACGCCCTGCCGCGCGCCGCCGAGGCGGCCCGGCTCGGCGGCGACGAGTTCGCCGTCCTCCTGCCCACCACCGACTCCCTCACCAGCTCCCAGCGGGTGGCCCGCAACCTCGTCGCCGCCCTCGGCTCCCCGCTCGACCTCGACGGTCTGACCCTCGTCCTGGAAGCCAGCGCGGGGGTCGCCGTCTTCCCCGACCACGCCCTGGACGCCGAAGGGCTGCTGCGCCGCGCCGATGTGGCGATGTACCAGGCCAAGCGCGACCGCAGCGGCGTCGAGCTCTACGAGGCCAAGCGCGACGGCAACACCCCCGACCGGCTCGGCCTGCTGGGCGATCTGCGCCGCGCCCTGGACGCCGGCGACGTCGAACTGCACTACCAGCCCAAGGTCGGCTTCGACGGGCATGTGGCCGGGCTGGAGGCGCTGGTCCGCTGGGTACACCCGGACCGCGGCAGAGTCCCGCCGGACGAGTTCATCGCCATCGCCGAGTCCTCCGGGCTGATGCCGCGGCTGACGGAGTACGTCCTGGAGACGGCCCTGGCCCAGGTGGCGCGCTGGCGCGCGATGGGCTTGGAGGTGCCGGTCGCGGTCAACGTCTCCCCGCGCGATGTGCACTCGCCCGGCTTCGCCGGCGCCGTCGCCGCCCGCCTGGCCCGACATCGCGTCCCACCGGGCGCCCTGCAACTGGAGATAACCGAACACGTCCTCCTGGAGGATCCGCAGCGCGCCGCCGACACCCTCGCCGGGCTCACCGCCCACGGCGTGAAGATGTCCCTCGACGACTTCGGCACCGGCTACTCCTCCCTCGTCCATCTGCGCCGCCTCCCGGTCAGCGAGCTCAAGATCGACCGCTCCTTCGTGGCCCGGCTGGCCGTGGACACCGAGGACGCCGAGATCGTGCGCTGCACCCTCGACCTCGCCCACTCCCTGGGCCTGCTGGTGGTCGCCGAGGGCGTCGAGGACGACGAGACCTGGGAGCGGCTGCGCGACCTGGGCTGCGACGCCGTACAGGGCTGGCTGGTGGCCGCCGCGATGCCGCCGGACGAGACCACGGCATGGCTGCGGGCCCGCGGCGAGCGCGGCTGGCAGCGTGAATCGGAGACGGCCGCCCTGCCGGCGGCGGAGAAGGCAGCTCAAAGCCCTTCGGGACAGGTCCTGAACTGA
- the gatC gene encoding Asp-tRNA(Asn)/Glu-tRNA(Gln) amidotransferase subunit GatC — protein sequence MPGITREEVAHLARLARLELQDEELDHFATQLDDIIGAVARVSEVADQDVPPTSHPLPLTNVMRPDEVRPSLTPEQALSGAPAQEQQRFKVPQILGEE from the coding sequence ATGCCTGGCATCACGCGCGAGGAGGTCGCCCACCTCGCCCGGCTGGCACGTCTGGAGCTGCAGGACGAAGAGCTCGACCACTTCGCCACGCAGCTCGACGACATCATCGGCGCGGTCGCCCGCGTCTCCGAGGTCGCCGACCAAGACGTTCCGCCGACCTCCCACCCGCTGCCGCTGACCAACGTCATGCGCCCGGACGAGGTCCGTCCGTCGCTGACCCCCGAGCAGGCGCTCTCCGGCGCCCCGGCCCAGGAGCAGCAGCGTTTCAAGGTGCCGCAGATCCTGGGCGAGGAGTGA